A single Cupriavidus sp. D39 DNA region contains:
- a CDS encoding glutathione S-transferase: MLKLCGFAASNYYNKVKLALLEKNLPFEEELAWIGKTDLEASPLGKVPYMITDHGPLCESEVLDAYIESTYPQAPLLPASPYEAAKVRELVTFLELYLELTARELYPEAFFGGKVSDGVKERQKKLLERYIPAFGKLAKFSPYLAGDTFTLADCAAVVHFPLISSCTKIIYGTDMLADLPVKEYLKRMGERPTVQKMNADRKVNTELMLSGSK, encoded by the coding sequence ATGCTGAAGCTCTGTGGTTTTGCCGCCAGCAACTACTACAACAAGGTCAAGCTGGCCTTGCTGGAAAAGAACCTGCCGTTCGAGGAGGAACTGGCCTGGATCGGCAAGACCGATCTCGAAGCCTCGCCCCTGGGCAAGGTGCCCTACATGATCACCGATCACGGCCCGCTATGCGAGTCCGAAGTACTGGACGCGTACATCGAATCGACCTACCCGCAAGCGCCGCTGCTGCCGGCCAGCCCCTACGAGGCTGCCAAGGTGCGCGAACTGGTGACATTCCTGGAGCTGTACCTGGAGCTGACCGCGCGCGAGCTTTACCCCGAAGCGTTCTTCGGCGGCAAGGTCAGCGACGGCGTCAAGGAACGCCAGAAGAAGCTGCTGGAGCGCTATATCCCCGCCTTCGGCAAGCTGGCGAAGTTCTCGCCCTACCTGGCCGGCGACACCTTCACGCTAGCGGACTGCGCCGCCGTAGTGCACTTCCCGCTGATCTCGTCGTGCACCAAGATCATCTACGGTACGGACATGCTGGCTGACTTGCCAGTCAAGGAGTACCTGAAGCGGATGGGTGAGCGGCCCACCGTGCAGAAGATGAACGCGGATCGCAAGGTGAATACCGAGCTGATGCTGAGCGGCAGCAAGTAA
- a CDS encoding 3-hydroxyacyl-CoA dehydrogenase, with amino-acid sequence MSTFTIDSLGIVGTGAMGRGIAQIAAQAGLTVSLYDTNPQAVAAARQYLQDTFAKLAEKGKMSAEDSAAALARVLPCNALEDLAGCDMVLEAIVEKLEVKRDLVAKLEAILRPDAVIASNTSSLSITAIAVGAKQPGRIAGYHFFNPVPLMKVVEVIDGLSGDPAVGDALMALSRRLGHTPVRCKDMPGFIVNHAGRGMNIEGLKVAQEGVAGFADIDAIMREQAGFRMGPFELMDLTGLDVSHPVMESIYNQFYQEPRYRPSPITAIRSVGGLIGRKAGAGFYRYVDGQKQLPATAAVPSARPASVWVSLNDERGHGMAVKLLLSLGITPEAGNRPSDDALIVVTPLGLDATTCALHEGLDPTRVVAIDTLLPFEATKRRTLMTTPATSAAMREAAHGLFGSDGVPVTVIRDSAGFVAQRIIGCIVNIASDIAQQRIATPVDIDLAVNLGLGYPKGPLALGDVIGPHLVLTVLRNLERLTGDMRYRPSPWLWRRAGLGLSLLAEEQ; translated from the coding sequence ATGAGCACTTTCACCATTGACTCGCTGGGCATCGTCGGCACCGGTGCCATGGGCCGGGGCATTGCCCAGATCGCCGCGCAGGCCGGGCTGACCGTCAGCCTGTACGACACCAACCCGCAAGCCGTGGCGGCTGCCCGGCAATACCTGCAGGATACCTTCGCCAAGCTGGCCGAGAAGGGCAAGATGAGCGCCGAGGACAGCGCCGCCGCGCTGGCCCGCGTGCTGCCCTGCAATGCGCTGGAAGACCTGGCCGGCTGCGACATGGTGCTCGAAGCCATCGTCGAGAAGCTGGAAGTCAAGCGTGACCTGGTGGCCAAGCTCGAAGCCATCCTGCGTCCGGATGCCGTGATCGCCTCCAACACGTCGTCGCTGTCGATCACCGCGATCGCGGTCGGCGCAAAGCAGCCGGGCCGCATCGCCGGCTATCACTTCTTCAACCCGGTGCCGCTGATGAAGGTGGTCGAGGTGATCGACGGCCTGTCCGGCGACCCCGCCGTGGGAGACGCGCTGATGGCGCTGTCGCGCCGCCTGGGCCATACCCCGGTGCGCTGCAAGGACATGCCCGGTTTCATCGTCAACCATGCCGGCCGCGGCATGAACATCGAAGGCCTGAAGGTCGCGCAGGAAGGCGTGGCCGGGTTTGCCGACATCGACGCCATCATGCGCGAGCAGGCGGGTTTCCGCATGGGCCCCTTCGAGCTGATGGACCTGACCGGGCTGGACGTCTCGCACCCGGTGATGGAATCCATCTACAACCAGTTCTACCAGGAACCGCGCTACCGTCCGTCGCCCATCACCGCGATCCGCTCGGTGGGCGGGCTGATCGGCCGCAAGGCCGGCGCCGGTTTCTACCGCTACGTGGACGGCCAGAAGCAGCTGCCCGCCACCGCCGCCGTGCCCAGCGCGCGCCCGGCCAGCGTCTGGGTCAGCCTGAACGACGAACGCGGCCATGGCATGGCCGTCAAGCTGCTGCTCTCGCTGGGCATCACGCCCGAAGCCGGCAACCGGCCCTCGGACGACGCCCTGATCGTGGTGACGCCGCTGGGCCTGGACGCCACCACCTGTGCCCTGCATGAGGGCCTGGACCCCACCCGCGTGGTCGCCATCGACACGCTGCTGCCGTTCGAAGCCACCAAGCGCCGCACGCTGATGACCACGCCGGCCACGTCTGCCGCCATGCGCGAGGCCGCGCACGGCCTGTTCGGCAGCGACGGCGTCCCCGTGACCGTGATCCGCGACTCGGCCGGCTTCGTGGCCCAGCGCATCATCGGCTGCATCGTGAACATCGCCAGCGACATCGCGCAGCAGCGCATTGCCACGCCAGTGGACATCGACCTCGCCGTCAACCTCGGCCTGGGCTACCCCAAGGGCCCGCTGGCGCTGGGCGATGTCATCGGCCCGCACCTGGTGCTGACCGTGCTGCGCAACCTGGAGCGCCTGACCGGCGACATGCGCTACCGCCCCAGCCCGTGGCTGTGGCGCCGCGCCGGCCTAGGCCTGTCGCTGCTGGCCGAAGAGCAGTAA